The genomic DNA GGCATCATTTCATTTGGATGGCGAACCTCTGCAATGGTTCCAATGGGCAAATTGTATCATAACATACCCCAGATAGGAAGATTTCACACAAGCTCTTTGTCAAGAATTTGGCCCTTCCGAGTTCGACGATTTGACCAAAAGCTTGGTTAAACTTCTTCAAACAGGATCTCTGCGTGATTACATCTTAGAGTTTCGAAGATTAGCGAATCATACAAGGGATATTACCCTATCTCTTTTGCGATCTTGTTTCATTGGAGGTCTGAAATCGAAGCTGCGTCATGACGTCAAAATTCTGAAACCCAAAGATGTTCTTACAGCCACTGCTTATGCTCAACAGATCAATGCCAAATTGTTTGAATTAAAGGTTAAATCTTTTCCTCATTCATTTGTTAATTCTTCTTTTCGTCCACCATTGCAAATTGTTGTTGATAATTCTGTGGGAAATAGCAAATTAAAACATGAGAATGTGAGAAAATTGACCCCAAATGAGGTAGAATATTGTCGAAAACATGGTCTTTGCTTCCACTGCAAGGAAAAATTTGTTCGAGGCCACACTTATGAGAAGAAGCAACTTTTATTGATTGTTGTTCAGTATAGGAGTGATAATGAAGCATTTGACACTGAGAATTTGTAACCGGCGATTACAGCTTGTGCACTTTTGGGTACCTCAGCTCCTAAGTCAATTAAAACCATGAAGGTTCTTGGTAGTATTAAGAATTATCCTATGGTAATACTCATCGATTCTGAAAGTTCCCACAACTTCGTGGATTCTGTTTTGGTCAAGAAAAttaatggacaattgaatacaGCTCACTCCTTTAGTGTCAAGATTGCGGATGGGGGCAAAGTAAGCATTACAGGTTCTTTGGGGGCTATTTCACTCCAGATTCAAAATTATCAATGTACTACTGATTTGTATGCCATGGCTCTGGGAGGTTGCGATGTGGTGCTAGGTGTTCAATGGCTAAGGACATTGGGTCCAGTCCTTtgggattttaataaactgtaCATGAAGTTTAGAAGGGGCAATACCACTTTCTGTCTTTCAAGTCTAGAAGCGCCTAGTGAACACATTCAAGATGTTTCTATCCTTCATATGGAAAGGTTACTTCACCAAGAATCATTTGTGGTGCTTTTCTCTTTCAAATTCAACAAGAAGATATGGTAGAACATAAAGATGTGATGTCAGCAACTCAATCTCAATAGTTGGAACAACTTCTGCATGATAATGAGGTAGTTTTCGTTACTCCTAATTGTTTACCTCCTTATAGATCTCATGACCACAGAATTCCTTTGATAAAGGGTAGTAAACCACATAGTATGCGACCTAACAGATACGGTCTTTTACAAAAAACAGAATTTGAAAAGTGTGCACAAGAATGATTGGATGTTGGTTTTATCAGGGTGAGTAATAGTCCCTATTCTTCTCCAGTTATTTTACTAAGGAAAAAGGATGACACTTGGCGGATGTGTATGGATTATAGAGGCCTTAATTCGATCACTGTTAAGGACAAGTTTCCTATTCCACTAATTGATGAGTTGTTTAACGAGTTGTATGGAGCTCAATTTTTCTCTAAGCTCAACCTAAGATCAGGTTACCATCAAATTCGTATACATCCAAGTGATATTGAAAAAAAGGCATTTCCAACTCATGATGGGGCATTATGAGTTTTTAGTCATGTCGTTCAGGTTAACCAATGCTCCAGCCACATTCCAATTtctcatgaatgaaatttttagaccTTATCTTCGGAAATTTATTCTAGTATTTTTTTATGGCATATTGGTGTACATCAAGTCTTGGGAGTCTCATGTGGAGCATCTGAGAGTGGTCTTTCAACTTTTGCAAGCCAATACCTTGTTTGTCAAGAAAACTAAATGTGCATTTGGTCAAACCCAAGTCGATATATGAGCCATATAGTTTCTAAAGAAGGGGTTGCAGCTGATCCTTTAAAGTTGGAGGTTATTGCTAATTGGCTTCTTCCCACTTCCATTAAAGCATTGAGAGGATTTCTTGGATTAATGGGTTACTACAGGAAATTTATTCATGGCTTCGGGAAGATTGTGAGTCCTCTCACAGTACTCACCAAGAATGACAACTTCAAGTAGTCTGATTCGACAACTGCAACTTTCAATGAATTGAAACAGGCTATGTTGTCTCCACAACTCTTAGCCCTCCCAGATTTTTCCCAACCTTTTGTTATAGAAAGTGATGCATCGGGTTTTGGGATTTGAGTTGTTCTCCAGCAAGGTGGCAAACCTATGGCCTTTACTAGCAAGGCACTCAGTGCACGGAACCAAAGTTTGTCTGCCTATAAAAGGGAGATGATGGCTATCATACATGCTGTTAAAAAATGGCAATCATACTTGGTGGGTAGGCATTTCATCATCAAAACAGATCATCataatctgaaattttttttgcaacATAGGCCCAATAGtcaatttcaacaaaaataggTTTCTAAATTGCTTGGTTTTAATTACAAGATTCAATATAATCAAGGCTGTGATAATCAGGTGGCAGATGCACTTTCTAGAATTCCTATTGATGAAGTTTCTTAATATTCTAGTATGGAATTGGCTGCAATTTCATACCCATATCTCAGTTGGTTAGATGATTTGAGACGAAACATGGAACAAGATGCTTGGATACTGGACAAGATTCAGGAAATCCTACATCCTTCAAACCCTACATCACTGAATTCCTTGAAGTTTAAAGTTGAGAATGGGTTTCTAAGATACAAAGAGAGAATTGTTTTGAGTCCTACGAGTTCGTGGCGACAGAAAGTCTTCAAAGAACATCATAGCAGTCCTGTTGCTGGGCATGCTGGATTTTTTAAGACATATAAGAGGCTTTCTAGGTCTTTTTATTGGGTTGGTATGAAAAACAACATTAAGGACAAGGTTGCCAACTACCAGATATGCCAACAACACAAGTACAAGACCTTAACTCATGCAGGATTACTGAAGCCCTTGCCTATTCCTTCACAGATATAGATTGACATATCCATGGATTTCATCATTGGTCTGCTCTCATGTCGAGGAAAAACTGTCATTTAGGTAGTTGTGGATCGTTTATCCAAATATGCACATTTTTTACCTCTATCTCATCCTTATACTGCAACTTTGGTGGCAACCTTATTTGTGGAGCATAATTTTAAACTTCATGGCGTGCCTGCATCTATTATCTGTGATAGAGACCCAGTTTTCATGAGTAAGTTTTGGAAAGAATTTTTTTCATTGCAAGGATCCTCACTATGTTTTAGCTCAAGTTATGACCCACAAACTGATGGTCAAACGGAGGTGGTAAATCGGTGTTTGGAAACTTACTTGCAGTGCTTTTGTAGTCTTCAGCACAAAAAATGGACCCTTTGGTTACCATGGGCTAAGTAGAGCTTTAATACAGCTTATCACTCTGCTACTAAACTCTGCCCTTATGAAGTGGTGTATGGTCAGCCACCACCTGAGATTCTAGTGTATGAAGCTAGTACTACTAAATTGGAAATGGTGGATCGATGTTTGTTGGAAAGAAATAAAGTTTTATCTCTCTTAAAGGCCAATTTAGCAACAGAACAAAATCGAATGACATTACAGGCTAATAAGCATCGAATTGAAAGGGTTTTTGAGGTAGGTGACTTAATTGATTTGAGGTTGATACCTTATCAGCATATGTCATTGGCCTCTCACTCGTTTCACAAGTTGCAACCTCGGTTTTATGGTCATTTTGAAGTGTTAACAATGGTTGGTTCTGTTGCTTATAGCTTGAAACTCCCAAACAACTTTAAGCTTCATCCAGTGTTCTATGTTTCTTGTCTTAAGAAACATTTAGGGGCTACTATTCAACCTACAATTCAACTACCTGTGTTAACTGAATATGGTATTTTACAAGATGTTCATGTGGCTATTTTGGACAGACGAATGGTGAAGAAAGGTACAACTGCAATTACAGATGTGTTGGTTTATTGGCAAAATCATACTCCAGAAGAAGCTACATGGGAGACTTACTTAGACTTGAAGCTGCGTTTTCCAGGAGTTGCTCAGCTTTAATACATTgtatttttgcaaattttttccTGTTTTTCAAGTCTTGTATACAAGCCTTGTTTTGAGGGGGGTATTGATAGGATCTGTGTGATAACTGAATTGGTTGATAAGATGGCACTGTATTAGTGTTGACTAGGACAAATATTAGTGGTTAAAAGGATAAGGTTGTTAGCAGTAAGCTTACAGAGGAAGCTAACTAGCTACTATATTAGGAATGGTTGTAAACAGAAAGGAGGTTGTTGTATTTGTTGTTAATTACAATAGAAATTACTCGTTACTGCTACACAGAAGTCAAGATGCAAAGTTAGGGTTTTATTAGTTTGCTAAAAAGAATGAATTCTTACATTAAAGAAGTCAAGCAATATTTGTTACTTTCAAGATTGTAGTTTAATGCTCATTACAATTCAATTACAATGAGTAAATTGTTGTAGTTTAATTGGTTAAGAATATTTACTCTTCCCCTCGATGTTTTGAGTCCAATTTCGTCtcaaacaaaattttttttttttcacaaaaaatatattatttgcaAATAAATAAAGTACTAGGACAAATTccattgaatgtttttttttttttttaaactcaaaaacatacTAGTTTGGTATATTTacaccaataaataaataaagggaagttttatttaaactcatgtaacctctttctacatccaacttaaattttaaatgttaattgtctatttaATCATCTTccataattaccatcaagtacaagaaaaaattaataataaaactacaatttatcaataaacccacacaTTATAATTAAACGTTACCATCATTCCTTGTTTATCCTACATTCATTCCAACTAAAACCCTAATAACTCTtgtagagaaaaacaagtttttttttatcgatGGTTAAAACCCTATTTCCAGCAAGGATGGAGGAGTTGGATGAACAATATCTCACTCTCAAACCATTCGAATTAAATAAACAACACATAAAACAAGCAAAAGCCTTGAAGAAGTACCTAAGTTACAGGCCACATCTTTTATGTCAATTGTCAACAACCTTCTATAATCATGGTCAGGTGATATGCTTTGGACCCAAATCTTCAAGGAGTCCCCTCAAAATAAAAGGACCTGCATGAAAACTAGGAGAGAATTTATAGTCAACACGAATCGAAGTTTAGCACTGTGTTCAACATTGCCGGCCATGAACACTCTATAGCTTTGTGAAAATTTCCTCCTCTTTCTTGCCTCAGCTACTGCAATTACATCTGCGAGCAGGTACATAGGACCTAGAAGATTTTTGACTTTCGaatttatttgaaaacaaaactacttagtttgaaattttgttttatgaatgGGTGTAAAGAGAAATTAACATTTTGAATTGGGTATGGGAGGACattttaggtaataaatttaggtttaaagagagattaattctttaattaaaaataatatggttgTAGAGAGTAAGTTGAGTGTAAAAAGAGATtacatgagttcaaataaaatttccataaataaaatTGTGTGGGTATCCAGAGCAATTTTATTCAAACTCCAAACCCTGGGCCCATATGTAACTTTCCTATATGTTTTGGGCCTGACCCAAATTCTCCAAACTCCAAATCCGAAATAATAATTCCTGCACATTTCCGCCCGGCGACCGCATCACCTGCAACCTCCAGTCTCCAACTTCAGAAGATCGAGTGAAAGTTTCAGAGCGATAGAAATTACAAGATGGCGGGAAGTGGAAGGGGGTCGAGATTCTCACTCCTGCTGCTCCCTCTGTTGATTTCTTTCTCCGTGCTGCCCTGCATATCTGCCGCTTACAAGCCAGGCGACATCGTCCCCATGAGCAAGATGGGCCTTTATCACTCTGTCCgtactctctctctaaaatattTGTTCAATTTCGGCTCAATTTTAATGGGCtttgttcaaattttaatgggttttgttcaaatttaatgggttctgtttaatttttaatgggttttgtgcAATTTCGCGGTTTCAGATGAAAACCGAATGGCATGATATGATCGGTCGACACTGCCCAATTTTTGCCGTGAATCGTGAGGTAAATATAGGGTttattttttggtgattttaCATGGTTAGTGAATTTTTGTGGTGTATAAATTTGTAGGTGTTAGTTCCTCTAGTGAAGCCGATGGACTATACAGGAGCTGATGCTTATAAAATGTGAGTATAATTAAGGCTTTAAAGTTTCGTCTTTtgattcaaattttgtttcttttctgtGCATTATCAGTTTTAGATTGTAAACAATGGGAATCAGCTAAACTATCTGTACAAGCAAGGGCGAAATGTTTCGCAATCGagatattttttgtaatttgagaATTTCAAGTTTAGAGTTTGGTAGCTGAATTTACTTTGTTTGTACTTTACAATTGAATGTGCAAAACCTCGGATTATAATGTTACTATTACTAATAAATTAACAGTTGTTCGTCGAATTTCCTTTTGACACCCAATTCACGTTTAGCAGTGAATTAGTATTGTTACGAACATTTCTggtcaaattcatatttacagaGAGTTTTTTGTGCAGATCATTTCAAGTTGGGAGAGAAAAGTTTTTAGTACCATGGCTTTTTGTGATAAATCGTAAAAGTTCCGAGGTCCCAATGATTGATGTCCATTTGGTAAGTCGTGATTTATGAGCGTTTCAACATATGTACGATGCCACATCTTttgagaaattggaaaatagtGGCATACTGGGATAGCTTCGTTTAGATGCAAACCCTTGATTCTGTAACCTTATATCTGTTAGAAAAACTAGTTATATGGAAGGGATAGAAGTTATTTTCTGTATTTTCTATTGAACTAATCTGTTATTGTGGTCAAATTATATGCAATACAGAGGTATTCAGGAAGTGATTTGCATGGTGTCACTGCTAAAGTTGTGGATATGCCTCACCACTGTACGTAATGCCATTTTGCTCATTCCGTAATCTAGTTCAATAATTTTCTTTATCATAGTGAACCTAGCTGGCTCTTTGGAAGGGATTGTCTTGTAGCATAGGCACTTTTTGCATTTATCATGTTTTTGGTTAGTTTAGTTTCTTCACCACTTAGGTCAGTCCAAACGAAAGCAGGGAATAGGACTTCTCTGATTGTCATTGATATAGTTTTGAGTCTTAATATCATTTTCGGACAGAAAAAAAGGCACCTATAGTTCGAGTTTATTTTGCTGTTGTTCGAGGAGTTCTCATAACCATTGTGGATTGTTCTGTCCTGAGCAGACGTAGAAATCCATCCAGATATTCATAAACAATTTTGGGATGCTCAGCACTGGCCAAAGCATGTGTTGGTCAGATATACATGGTCAGCATCactttcacttatattttagtTATGGATTTGTGTAAATCTCGGGGTTTCGGAATTTTCACTTTGTGAGATGTGACATAATCTTGTTGTTACAGGGAGGAGCAATCAGAGATAGACGTGACATCTGGATTTTATGTACTGTTTGGATCGGGTAAAAATCAGTGCTTCATTATGCTCATTGTGTATTCATTATCCTATTCCTACCTGCTAGCCTATCTTCAATCCAACTGTTTAtagcacatgcatttctttgATGCTTTAAGACATCCAAATCTAATACGATCCATGCATAAATTAATGCGAGACCACCTCAATGTAGAGCTTTTCTGACACTATTGCTACTAAATATTTTCATGCATTCCACAGGTCTTATGCTTTCTTTTATTCTGTCAATATACATTTTGCAATCATCACGGGACAAGTTAGCAAGGTAATTTTCAGAAACATTGGGCTACTTTGTTGCCTAGAAACTAGACTTTATGAACAAGCTAAGTTTCGATCACTGTTGCGTGGTCATTCATGCTTTGCTCTACCTAGTTGTCTGGTAATGTGGAATTTTGCTATTCTATCCAGGTTTGTGAGGGAGAGAGTCGCAGAAAGCAACATGCCTGCTGGAGGTGTGGCAAAGGTTGAATGATAGAACACCATTGAAAGCGTCGATATATTGTCTGCATGTGCAACTCAGTCCGAAAGAGAGTGAAATTGGTTGGGGTAGGTACAATGCAGTGAACGCGTATGTTGTTATCTGAATTCACTCAAGAAGGTCGATCTCCAATCTCTCTAGAAGAAGAAAGCTGAATGAAACTAAAACGCCACAGCGCCTGGTCCGAGGTTTAACTAATCAGATTGATATGTAGGTCATAAACGTTTCTTTGTAAACTCTCACTGATGTACCTCGAGAATAtgtataatttctttttaatctaacaaatcaaCTTGCATATTGAAGCAGCAATGCGTACCGAATAAATTGGCCTCACTAGATAAAGAAAATCTTGGATTTATGTTTTTTACAACgcaatattctaaactactctaatttatcGGGCGGGAATTCAAACTCAAATTCTCGTCAACTGGCCTAATTTTACACTTGCGAGAATCTTGGTTACACACGTGAAGGATTATTTATCGTGGGTTGGTGAACGAAATTAACAGGGTGGTAAGGGTTTGTCACGAAGACTTCATACAAATGTGTATACAGAAAATATTCCTTGGCGTGCTTCAATAACTGATCAAACATGTCAGTAGAACAGCATGGAAGCATGAGAGGTTCTTCACCTTCGCAATCAAATTCCTGTCCCGATTCCCGTAATAATTTGACGATGAACGCTTCGAATATTGGATACGAGAAATATTTCTCCGGAACTTCATATCTGTTCTTCTCTTCGCCTACATATACAATTACTGTGTCGATATTTGGATCATGAACGGGAACAAATCGTTCGTGCGAGTTGTTCTTGAACAGCATCCTTAAACCTAACAACTTTCGGAAGAGAGTGGCGATTTTCTTAACAGGGTAGAACATTAGTGAAGACatgattgttgttgttggaaAGAAATAGTCTGAGAGAGTGAGAGTTATATAGTATTTGTACGTGCTGGAGAACtactactcctactgggatatGGATTTCCAGATACAAATATGAAATATACAATCATTAATTTGATCAAAAGGCGGCTGAAGTAGATGCGATCATGAGCGCTGATTTAATCATGATGTGGAGATTAAGTAATTCCGATCAAACTCAGATTATAGTAGTTTTAGTTGGACCTTAATTTTCCGCACAATGAAGATTGGTTGGTAATTTTCCACACATAGTAGTTTTAGTCCGACTGTCCTGTTCCCTTCCCTTCCATGAAAAATAGAACTATTTTTTAAGGCTAAATTTTTGTACGGTCCCCGTGGTGATACCACACTTTTAATGTGATCCTCGTAATGAAAAAGTTGTTAAGTAAACCATCATAGTGAGTTCTATTGTCAATTGGTGTCCAAACCAACGTTATGTTAGTTTCTATTAAATAAGCACATGTGAGTCTCACATAGAGAGATTAAAGTCGTCCAATCAAACCAAATTCAGAAACCCAAGGCATTTGTCGTTGATTTGGTGATGGATCACGTGGAAATATGGAGGacctttttcttctctcctcCATCAGCTGGCGATGGATTCTGCGAAAACAAACTCATCCCTTGCTTTTGGTCACTGTTTATGACGTTTTCGTGTTGCTTCTCTTTTTCCTGGGTGGGATAAGTTCCCTGGTTTCTTCTCTTGCGACCACAAATATTCAtgccttacaagtgtatttaaGGAAAAACTAACAGAAGTTTAAGTTTTGACCTCAATAGCTAACAGGGCTCACCATAAGGGTTTAATTAATAACTTTTTCACTACGAGGGCCACAGTAAAAGTGTGGTATCATCAtagaaaccaaaataaaaaaaaatatagccGTTTTCCATATATAAAGAAAGACCAATTTTTACGTATGGGTTTGATAAGCAGttcaagttttagttttcatttaaacaaaaaactgttattggcactctaaaaatctcatcttgcatattttataaatgtatttttatttctaaatatataaatttttgagtgcaaaatgagaattttaaaaTACCATTAACAATTGTCTAAAGCAATTGAAAGTTAAAATATTAAAGCTACTTTCGTAAGTTTTCATAATTTAGTTtgaatttaaaatcaattttatcAAACGGTCCCTAAGTtacataagaagaaaaaaatggtcACTTCTTAATGCAGCAAATATATTTGTTGTATGTGTAGATATTTCTAGAATTTTTCGAGTCGAAACGATAATGATTTATAAATAGTGTGTAgacaatcccaatttcaatgAATTTTCGACCTCCATATATTAGAGGTTTTGCAgcatttgtttaaaattaatttaattaacttgatcataatcaatcaaagTTAATCAAGCTAATTTCTTGGCAAAAACAATCAATTAAATTCAGGATTTGGCTATAATGCTTAGATATATTTTATACAATCACCATCTCAATCGTCAGACgatgattgtattaaatatatatattcacatgaATTATAGCTACCATTagaaaataattatataaaatacatataagtatggtagaaaaaaacaaattagcCGCCGGAGATGGGTTGTTGGCCAACCTTCATGGCGAATTGCTGTCAGTGGCATTGGGGGAAGCCAAGGAGACGCACAACCTGGACTTGGGGAAGGATACGACCTAAACGTCGTCGTTTTTGGGTCTGGGTTCTAGACTCCTCGGCTCAGCATACACGGCGCAATTATGGTTTTAAgtattctctatttttttttttttttttttaatcctttCCACACACTTATGTAATTAAATAATCCAATTTCAAATCAGAACAATCTATTGCAAACATTGCAATATATATAATTCGAAATTGAAATATGGTTCATGCTTCATGGGATGGATAACATGCATAAAGGTTGGTAGAACTTTGACAAAGATAAAGTTTTAGATGTTACTTGGATTATGATCGCAAATTAAGATACTGGTTGACTCGATCTTCTCTCCAAAGAGATAACATGCATAAAGATTTGTAGAACTTTGACAAAGATAAAGTTTTAGATGTTACTTGGATTATGATCGCAAATTAAGACACGCTTGACTCGATCTTCTCTCCAAAGAGATAATTCGTCTTAATAACGTGTTGAATTGCACACTCCCTTCATAGTCATGTGCCTTAATTAGGTAAGCTTTACTTGCTGCACAAGTGATACAAATCGTAAAGAATTAGATATCCCAAATCCTATTAGAATCTTACTTTtagatttatacaatcacattcgTAAAGAATATTAACTAAACAAAAAGCTAATTGTTAGCATATAATTTGCCATCGGCAAGTACATGATTAAATAGTTAATGGGTGTATTAGTGCTAATTATGTATAGTTGCTCAATTTATATCCACCAATAAGAtcgaccaaagtttataattatTTGGTGCGCAAAAGAACTTGCACATTAGTGTGAGGCCAATTTTGTCCCTTTCTGTCTCCTCTTAATTTCTCTGAGAGACAAGCAATGAAAGCATGCATGtatcgtgaaaaaaaaaaaaaaaaaaagataaacatcaaaggatatataattatatatacacagtATATATCGATAGCTACTGCATATCTTTCTTTCGTGCCCGATATTTTGACATAGACAGATGTTGCCGTGTGACTACAAGGCAGCACTTGGAGTTGTCTCAAATTAGACAAAAGTATTGGTTGATCTTAATTAACTCTCTATCTCTGGAGATAAAGAAGCCTTAATGGATTCTTTAACTCCATGAAAGCTTtccttttgatttgtttaagtTCGTCTTCTTGAGTTCATCATAGATCCATTGGGTGGACCCGCAGTGGCTAGACCTCAGGGGGAACAAAGCAAGAGTAGAAAATGGAAGACATAAAAAA from Pyrus communis chromosome 17, drPyrComm1.1, whole genome shotgun sequence includes the following:
- the LOC137722115 gene encoding uncharacterized protein, whose protein sequence is MVDRCLLERNKVLSLLKANLATEQNRMTLQANKHRIERVFEVGDLIDLRLIPYQHMSLASHSFHKLQPRFYGHFEVLTMVGSVAYSLKLPNNFKLHPVFYVSCLKKHLGATIQPTIQLPVLTEYGILQDVHVAILDRRMVKKGTTAITDVLVYWQNHTPEEATWETYLDLKLRFPGVAQL
- the LOC137723167 gene encoding uncharacterized protein; this encodes MAGSGRGSRFSLLLLPLLISFSVLPCISAAYKPGDIVPMSKMGLYHSMKTEWHDMIGRHCPIFAVNREVLVPLVKPMDYTGADAYKISFQVGREKFLVPWLFVINRKSSEVPMIDVHLRYSGSDLHGVTAKVVDMPHHYVEIHPDIHKQFWDAQHWPKHVLVRYTWEEQSEIDVTSGFYVLFGSGLMLSFILSIYILQSSRDKLARFVRERVAESNMPAGGVAKVE